The window GGTCTGTGGTCTGTGGTCTGTGGTCAGCGGTCTTCATTCGTCATTCGTCATTCGTAATTCGTAATTCGTCATTCCAAGGAGACAATCATGGCGTTAGCGATCCCCAGCATGTTGTTGAAACAATTACACACTTCCGGCAGCCTGAAGAACACCGAGGAGGGCGTGGAGTTCGCCGTGAAGAACCGGCTGAGCGATACCACGCTGACCGGGCTGAGCGGGCTGAAGTTCGACGGCTACGAAGTGCCGGCCGACGCCATCACCATCCGGCTGGAGGACGGCGCGACGCTGACCCCGGCCGAGTTGGCCGCCGCGCCGCTCGACTTCCCCCTGCGCCGGACGCTGGCGATCGTCTCCGCCATCGACCCGCTGCCCGTCGGCAAGCACGAGATCGAGGTGCGCTTCGAGGCTCGGCCGTTCGGCAAGCTGAAGCTGAAGGTCGATGACAGCATCACCGAGACGGCGTCGAAAGTCGTCCAGATTCCGCGCGACACGGCCGACGACTACGGCGAGGCGGCCATCAAGGCCCGCCAACAGTTCGTCGAGGAGTACAGCGGGGCCAAACTGGAGCACACCGCCCACTACTCCTTCGACCCCCACATGACCGCCGGCAACGCCGAGAACTTCACCGGCGTGGTCCAGATTCCGCTGGGTTTCGCCGGGCCGATCACCATCAAGGGGGAGCACGCCAAGGGCGACTTCATCGTCCCCCTAGCCACGACCGAGGGCACGCTCATCGCCAGCTACAACCGGGGCATGAAGATCCTCAACCTGTCGGGCGGGGTGACGTGCACGGTCATCGGCGACGCCATGCAGCGCGCGCCGGTCTTCGTCTTCGACACGGCCCGCGAGGCGCGCCATTTCGTGTCGTGGGTGGAGGCCAATCTGGGCGAGGTGCGCGAGGCGGCCGAGGCCACCAGCAGCATCGCCAAGCTGCAATACATCGATTACTACCTGGCCGCCAAGCTGGCCTATCTGCGCTTCAACTACAGCACGGGGGACGCCGCCGGGCAGAACATGGTCGGCCGGGCCACCTTCGCCGCCTGTAGCTGGATTCTAGACCAGTACGACGGCATTCGCCATTTCTATCTGGAGAGCAATCTGGCGACGGACAAGAAGGCGTCGCAGGTCAACATCATGCACACCCGCGGCAAGCGCGTCGTGGCCGAGTGCACCATCAAGCGCGACGTGCTCATCCAGCACATGCGCGTGGAGCCGGAGAACCTGTTTTACCATGCCGGCATCGCCAACGTGGGGGCCATCCTGAGCGGGGCCAACAACAACGGCCTGCATTCGGCCAACGGCATCACGGCCATGTTCATCGCCACCGGGCAGGACGTGGCCAACGTGGCCGAGTCGAGCGCGGGCATCATCTACACCGAACTGACGCCCGACAAAGACCTCTACCTGTCGATCACCATCCCCTCGCTAATCATCGCCACCTACGGCGGCGGCACGGGGCTGGCGACGCAACAGGAGTGCCTGCGCGTGCTGGGCTGCGTGGGCAAGGGCAAGGTCAACAAACTGGCCGAGATCATCGCCGGGGTGGTGCTGGCCGGGGAGATCTCGCTGGCGGCGGCGATTTCGTCGTCGGATTGGGTTAGTAGCCACGAGAAATACGGGCGCAATCGATAGATAGTGGGCAGTGGGTAGTGGGCTGATCACTGTCCACTGCCCACTGCCCACTACTCCCTTGTCAAGTCGTTTCGTAAGGGAGGGGGGTTATAATAACTCCAAATTCGCATGACCCTCGCGTCGTGCCGCGCTTGGGAGTACGTTCGTCAATGGAGTCTACTCAGCTAAATTGGATCGCCGGCTTCATCTGGAGTATTGCCGATGATGTCCTGCGCGACGTCTACACCCGCGGCAAGTATCGCGACATCATCTTGCCCATGACCGTCATCCGCCGCCTGGATGCCGTATTGGAGCCGACCAAGGATGCCGTCCGATCGATGAAGACACAACTCGATACGGCCGGAGTCACCAACCAGGAAGCCGCGTTACGCCACGCTGCGGGCCAGGCTTTCTACAATGCCTCGCCTTTTACGTTGAAGGACCTGAAATCACGCGCCAGGACTCACCAACTCAAGTCCGATTTCGAAGCCTATCTCGACGGTTTCTCATCCAACGTCCAGGATATCCTGCTCAAGTTCAAATTCCACAACCAGATCCAGACCCTGGTGGAGGCCGACATCCTCGGCAGCCTGATCGAGAAATTCCTAGACCCGGCCATCAACCTCAGCCCAGAGCCGGTGCGCGGGGCCAACGGCGACATCCGCGTCCCGGCGCTGGATAACCACGCGATGGGCACGCTGTTCGAGGAGTTGATCCGCCGCTTCAACGAGGAAAACAACGAGGAGGCGGGCGAGCACTTCACGCCGCGCGACGTGGTGCGCCTGATGGCCGACCTCATCTTCCTGCCCATCGCCGACAAAATTCAATCGGGAACCTACCTGGTTTACGACGGCGCGTGCGGCACGGGCGGCATGTTGACCGTGGCTGAGGGGCGGCTGAGCGAATTGGCCGCCGCGCACGGTAATGACGTGTCTATCCACCTCTACGGCCAAGAGGTGAACCCGGAAACCTACGCCATTACCAAGGCCGATTTGCTGCTGAAGGGCGAGGGCGAGGAGGCCGAGAACTTCACCCTCGGCTCGACGCTGTCGCAGGATGGCTTCCCCGGCCGCGAATTCGACTTCATGCTCTCTAACCCGCCCTACGGCAAAAGCTGGAAGACTGACCTGGAGCGCATGGGCGGCAAGGCCGACTTGCGAGACCCACGCTTCATGATCAACCACAACGGCGACGGCGAGTTTAGCCTGCTCACCCGCTCGTCCGACGGCCAACTGATGTTCCTGGCCAACATGCTGTCGAAGATGAAGCAAGCCACGCCGCTGGGCAGCCGCATCGCCGAGGTGCATAATGGCTCGTCGCTCTTCACCGGCGACGCCGGGCAGGGGGAGAGCAATGTCCGGCAGTGGATCATCGAAAACGACTGGCTGGAGGCGATCATCGCCCTGCCGCTGAACATGTTCTACAACACCGGCATCGCCACCTACATCTGGGTGTTAGGCAACCGCAAGCCGGCCCACCGGCAGGGCAAGGTGCAGCTGATCGACGCCACCAGCTGGTATCGCTCGCTGCGCAAGAATTTGGGCAAGAAAAATTGCGAGCTGGCCCCGGAAGACATCGGCCGTATTGTCGAGACCTTCCTGGCCTTCGCGGAGACGGAACAGTCGAAGATTTTCCCCAATGCCGCCTTTGGCTACCACAAGGTCACGGTCGAGCGGCCGTTGCGGCTGCGGGACATCGACCCGGAACGAGCCTATACGACGAAGGAGATCAAGGGCCTGCTGGCTGAGGGGCGGCGCGCCGGCGGCAGCGACGACGAGGGGCTGCCGGTCATCCGCAAAATCCACAAGCCGGGCACGGCCGCCGACCCACTGCGCGGTCTGTTCTTGCTCCCCTCGCCTTCCGGGAGAGGGGCCGGGGGAGAGGGGCGCGTGGTCGAATACGAACCTGACCCCGATAAGCGCGACACGGAGCAAATCCCGCTGCTGGAGCCGATTACCGCGGATGCCGAAGACGGCGTCGAGGCTTTTATCCGCCGCGAGGTGCTGCCCTACGCCCCCGACGCCTGGATCGACGCGTCCAAGACGAAGATCGGCTATGAGATCTCCTTCACCCGCCACTTCTACAAGCCCCCGCAACTGCGGACGCTGGAAGAAATCCGCGCCGATATTGAGGCACTGGAACGGGAGACGGAGGGGTTGTTGGATGAGATTTTAGTGGAGGTTGAGCAATAATGGGCGAGATAAGAGGCGACGGTCGCACGGTTCGTGACTTGCTGGATGATAAGAAATATGCCATCGACTACTACCAGCGTGATTACAAGTGGGAAACCAAGCACATCATCGAACTGATTGAGGATCTGTCCGTCAAATTCCTTGAGGATTACAAACCTTCTCACCCTCGCACGGAAGTGGGGAAATATGGCCACTACTTCCTGGGATCGATCATCATCAGCCGCAAGGAAAACACGAGTTACATTGTTGATGGTCAGCAGCGCCTGACTAGTCTGACGCTGTTGCTCATCTTCCTGCGCAATCTTCAGCAAGAACGTGAGGATCAGGTCAATGTTGATGGGTTAATTTATTCCGAAAAGTATGGGGTCAAGTCTTTCAACATCGCCGTGGATGAACACGAACGCGAAGCAGCCATGAAGGCATTGTTCGAGCGGGAGTCTTACACGATCAACGGCGCTTCGGTCTCGGATTCCGTCCGCAACCTCATCGCTCGCTACCAGGATATCGTAGAGAATTTCCCGGAGGAATTGTCAGACAAGGCCTTGCCTTATTTTATCGACTGGTTGTTAGAAAACGTCCATCTGGTCGAGATCACCGCCTTCTCGGATAATGATGCTTACACCATATTCGAAACAATGAACGATCGCGGTCTTTCTCTTAGCCCGACCGACATGCTCAAGGGTTATTTGTTGGCCTATATCGACGATGACCGGCAAACGATCGAGGCCAATAATCTATGGAAAAAACATGTACAGGCGTTGGGTGAGTTCAGTAAGGATGCGCCGGCAGACAGTATCAAAGCCTGGTTGCGCAGTCAGTATGCCGAGAAGATAAGAGAGACCAAGAAAGGCGCACTCCCGGAAGATTTCGATCTGATCGCGACCGAGTTTCATCGGTGGGTGCGCGACAACCGCAAGTCCTTGGGGCTGCAAGCCAGCGATGACTTTGTCAATTTCATTAAACGGGACTTTGATTTCTACGCTCGCCAATATTTGGATTTGCTGAAAGCTTCCCAGACCCTCGTGCCCGGCTTGGAGCGTGTTTATTACAACGCTCAACACGGTTTTACTTTGCAGTATATGTTGCTGCTGGCGCCGCTAAAACCGGGTGATAAATTGGAAACCATTCGCCGGAAAGTGGGCCTCGTAGCGCATTACCTCGATATTCTGCTCACGTGGCGGTTGTGGAACTACCGCAGCATCGTCTATTCCACCATGCGCAATGCGATTTTTGTCACGACAAAAGAAATTCGCGGCCTGGAATCGGACGAGTTGGCTGTCAGGCTGCACGAGAAGTTGGCGGCCGAGACGGAGACGTTTGCCTCAAATGAGCGGCTGGGGATGCACCAGCAAAACCGCTGGTACCTGCATCGCATCCTGGCCCGGATGACGGCCTACATCGAGGTCCAGTCCGGCGAACCGTCGCATTATCTGGAGTATGTCAACCCCGCCACAAAAAATCGTTATGAAGTGGAGCACATCTGGGCCGACAAACCGGACCGACATGTGAAAGAATTTCCGAATCCGGCCGACTTTTACGAACAACGGAACCGGATTGGCGGCTTGTTGCTGTTGCCGCGCAAGTTCAACGCCAGCTATGGCGATTTGTCCTATGAAAAGAAGCTAAAGAATTATTTCAGCCAGAATCTGCTGGCCCGCAGCCTGCACGCCCATTGCTACGATCACAACCCCGGCTTTTTACAGTTTATCCAACGGTCAGGGCTGCCGTTCCGAGCCTACGATCACTTCTGTAAGGCTGACATGGACGAGCGCCAGCTGCTTTACCGGTTGCTGGCTGAGCAGGTCTGGAATCCCGCTGACCTGTTGCCGGATGGCAACTCCGCATGACGCCTCGCCTTAAATCCTACCCCACCTATAAGGACTCCGGCGTTCCCTGGCTGGGCGACGTTCCGGCGCATTGGAAAGTTCGCAAACAACGCCAAGTTGTCAAATTATTGGTCAGTAATGTCGATAAACACTCTTTTGAGAACGAAAAAGCCGTTCGGCTTTGCAACTATGTCGACGTTTATAAGCACGATCGGATCACCGAACGGTTGCACTTTATGAAGGCAACAGCCACCGAGGATGAAATTAATCGCTTCCGTCTAAGAGAAGGCGATGTGCTGGTTACAAAAGATTCAGAGAGTTGGAATGATATTGGTGTGCCCGCTTTAGTCGAATATACGGCTGACGATCTGGTCTGTGGTTATCACTTAGCCATCTTGCGCCCT is drawn from Candidatus Promineifilum breve and contains these coding sequences:
- a CDS encoding hydroxymethylglutaryl-CoA reductase, producing the protein MALAIPSMLLKQLHTSGSLKNTEEGVEFAVKNRLSDTTLTGLSGLKFDGYEVPADAITIRLEDGATLTPAELAAAPLDFPLRRTLAIVSAIDPLPVGKHEIEVRFEARPFGKLKLKVDDSITETASKVVQIPRDTADDYGEAAIKARQQFVEEYSGAKLEHTAHYSFDPHMTAGNAENFTGVVQIPLGFAGPITIKGEHAKGDFIVPLATTEGTLIASYNRGMKILNLSGGVTCTVIGDAMQRAPVFVFDTAREARHFVSWVEANLGEVREAAEATSSIAKLQYIDYYLAAKLAYLRFNYSTGDAAGQNMVGRATFAACSWILDQYDGIRHFYLESNLATDKKASQVNIMHTRGKRVVAECTIKRDVLIQHMRVEPENLFYHAGIANVGAILSGANNNGLHSANGITAMFIATGQDVANVAESSAGIIYTELTPDKDLYLSITIPSLIIATYGGGTGLATQQECLRVLGCVGKGKVNKLAEIIAGVVLAGEISLAAAISSSDWVSSHEKYGRNR
- a CDS encoding type I restriction-modification system subunit M, translating into MESTQLNWIAGFIWSIADDVLRDVYTRGKYRDIILPMTVIRRLDAVLEPTKDAVRSMKTQLDTAGVTNQEAALRHAAGQAFYNASPFTLKDLKSRARTHQLKSDFEAYLDGFSSNVQDILLKFKFHNQIQTLVEADILGSLIEKFLDPAINLSPEPVRGANGDIRVPALDNHAMGTLFEELIRRFNEENNEEAGEHFTPRDVVRLMADLIFLPIADKIQSGTYLVYDGACGTGGMLTVAEGRLSELAAAHGNDVSIHLYGQEVNPETYAITKADLLLKGEGEEAENFTLGSTLSQDGFPGREFDFMLSNPPYGKSWKTDLERMGGKADLRDPRFMINHNGDGEFSLLTRSSDGQLMFLANMLSKMKQATPLGSRIAEVHNGSSLFTGDAGQGESNVRQWIIENDWLEAIIALPLNMFYNTGIATYIWVLGNRKPAHRQGKVQLIDATSWYRSLRKNLGKKNCELAPEDIGRIVETFLAFAETEQSKIFPNAAFGYHKVTVERPLRLRDIDPERAYTTKEIKGLLAEGRRAGGSDDEGLPVIRKIHKPGTAADPLRGLFLLPSPSGRGAGGEGRVVEYEPDPDKRDTEQIPLLEPITADAEDGVEAFIRREVLPYAPDAWIDASKTKIGYEISFTRHFYKPPQLRTLEEIRADIEALERETEGLLDEILVEVEQ
- a CDS encoding DUF262 domain-containing protein: MGEIRGDGRTVRDLLDDKKYAIDYYQRDYKWETKHIIELIEDLSVKFLEDYKPSHPRTEVGKYGHYFLGSIIISRKENTSYIVDGQQRLTSLTLLLIFLRNLQQEREDQVNVDGLIYSEKYGVKSFNIAVDEHEREAAMKALFERESYTINGASVSDSVRNLIARYQDIVENFPEELSDKALPYFIDWLLENVHLVEITAFSDNDAYTIFETMNDRGLSLSPTDMLKGYLLAYIDDDRQTIEANNLWKKHVQALGEFSKDAPADSIKAWLRSQYAEKIRETKKGALPEDFDLIATEFHRWVRDNRKSLGLQASDDFVNFIKRDFDFYARQYLDLLKASQTLVPGLERVYYNAQHGFTLQYMLLLAPLKPGDKLETIRRKVGLVAHYLDILLTWRLWNYRSIVYSTMRNAIFVTTKEIRGLESDELAVRLHEKLAAETETFASNERLGMHQQNRWYLHRILARMTAYIEVQSGEPSHYLEYVNPATKNRYEVEHIWADKPDRHVKEFPNPADFYEQRNRIGGLLLLPRKFNASYGDLSYEKKLKNYFSQNLLARSLHAHCYDHNPGFLQFIQRSGLPFRAYDHFCKADMDERQLLYRLLAEQVWNPADLLPDGNSA